Below is a window of Sediminispirochaeta bajacaliforniensis DSM 16054 DNA.
TACTCGTTGCCGACCAGGGACCAGGAATTCCGGATATTGAACTGGCAATGAGTGAGGGTTACTCAACGGCGAGCGATGAAGTCCGGGAGATGGGCTACGGAGCAGGAATGGGATTACCAAACATCAAAAATAACTGTGACAGTCTCGACGTACGAAGTGCCTCAGGATGCCCCACCGAGGTTGAGTTCACCATCAATTTCGGGACATAGAGAAAGATGCAAAAGAGTTCTTTCCATCATGCCCTCAAGATTGTTGAGGCAAAATGCATCGGTTGTACCCACTGTATGCTCACCTGCCCTACCGAAGCGATCAGGGTATTTGGGGGTAAGGCCCACGTTGATCCGAATCGCTGCGTCGACTGCGGTAATTGTATGTCGGTCTGCCCCGTAGATGCCATTGTGATCGAGCAGGATGACTTCGACCAAATTTATACCTATTCACACCGTATTGCAGTGGTACCTTCGGTAATGATCGGGCAATTCTCCGAAGAAATCCCCGAACA
It encodes the following:
- a CDS encoding ATP-binding protein; translation: MQFQYELVAGDFTKAGYASSDLKKKMKQLNIPTSAMKRAVVALFEAEVNVVAHSFGGTLTADIFKDKIHVLVADQGPGIPDIELAMSEGYSTASDEVREMGYGAGMGLPNIKNNCDSLDVRSASGCPTEVEFTINFGT